The sequence AGCTCGGATGGCATCTAATTCTTCAGCAGTATCAAAAGCGATGTAGGCATAATCTGTTTTTAAGATTTGCTCGGTGTATCTGTCATAGATATCTCTTCTTTCGGATTGTCTGTAAGGAGCAAATTTTCCGCCTTTTTTAGGGCTTTCGTCGGGGATGATTCCGCACCATTCAAGAGCTTCCTCGATATAATCTTCGGCACCTTCTACATATCTTGCAGTATCGGTGTCTTCTATTCTCAATACAAATTCTCCGCCCTGATTTTTAGCAAAAAGATAATCATATAACGCAGTTCTTACACCTCCCAAATGCAACGGCCCCGTAGGACTTGGTGCAAAACGGACTCTTACTTTCCCCATTTTTAAATAAAATTTTGGTGCAAATTTACGAAAAATGGATAGATTAGCGTATTTTTGATTCATATTATATATCATGACAAGGGTTACTAAAAAAAATAAATTATCCTTTTATATTCAGGGGTTTACAAGGGGGCTACTTCCCGTAAAGTCATTAGAAAAGAAAGTCAGTAAACTGTACAGTGTACTTTCTAAAGAAGAAGTGAATAATGTTGAAAGAAGAGTAGATTATTATAATAAAATATGTTCCCAGACAGAAGTTGCTCATCAAGGTACATATATTAAAGATTTGCTTAAGCCCAAAACTCCCAAAGCATATTATTTTGATACCTATGAATATGCAAGATATTTTCCTGAAAATCATCTGATTGATTTTGCATTTGGTGATGTCAATACCATTTTGAATCTTCCGATGATTACAAAAAGCCGTCCCATTAACGGAAATAACGAAAATAATATCTTATTGAATTTAGATAAAGCCAGACATTTTGTTTCTGTAAATGATTCTTTAAACTATTCTCAGAAAAAAGATAAAATGATTGGCAGGGCAGCAGTTTTCCAAGAGCACAGAATTAAATTTTATGAAAATTACTACAACAGTACATTATGTGATCTTGGGCAGGTAAATAAAAACGGAGGTAATCCTGATTGGATAAAACCAAAAATCAGTATTGCAGATCATCTTAAAAATAAATTTATCCTGAGTCTTGAGGGTAATGATGTCGCCACAAATTTGAAATGGATCATGTCTTCAAATTCTATCGCTGTATCCCCACCATTAAAGATGGAAACCTGGTATATGGAAGGCACTTTGAAACCGGACGAGCATTTTATAGGAATCAATGAAGATTATAAAAATCTCGAAGAAAAGCTGCAATATTATATTGATCATGAATCTGAAGCCAAAGACATTATAAACAATGCGAAAGAATACAGAGCTCAGTTTAACAACAAAAATGTGGAAAATTTAATTTCGATTTTGGTTTTACAAAAGTATTTTAATTACATTCGCTAAAAAAATCATGCTATGTTGGAAATAGGGGAAAGACCTTGGGGTAAATATTACGTTTTGGCAGACGAGCCACACTATAAATTAAAGAGAATTGAAGTGAATCCCGGCCAAAAACTATCTTATCAATATCATCATAAAAGACAAGAACAATGGACGGTCATTGAAGGTGATGCAACGGTAGTTTTAGATGAAAAAGAAATAAAATTGGGTTACGGCGAAAGCATTTTCATTCCATTGGGCTCTAAACATAGAATGATGAACCTTTCTGATCAACCTGTCGTGTTCATTGAAGTACAGACAGGAACTTATTTTGGTGAAGATGACATTGTAAGAATTGAAGATATATATGACAGAGAGTAAAATTGCATTTTACACTTTTTAGAATAACAAAAATCTAATCAGGATTTTTCAAAATAAAAAAACATAATTCGAATGTGAATTATGTTTTTTTTATGGGTGAATTTATAATGAGTCATAAATTTCCTGATATTTTTTTTCTTAAAAAATTTATAGATCAATTTTTTATACCAAACATTATAGTATTTTCTCTTGTACTTATTTCTTTCACTGACGATATTGGTGAGAGAATTAAAGTCTAATCCGTTTTTCTCATACAAAGCATAATGCTTTTGATAGATAATAAATTTGTAATCGGCAACTACAAAATGATTGTTTGCCCATGTATTGGTCAATGAATTTTTTTGGTTTCTGATTCTGTAATTAAAAAGAAATTCCTCTATTCGGGCAACTTTATTTCCTTTTTCAATAATAGACATCCACAAATCCCAATCTTCAAAAAACTTGAGGCGTTCATCAAAACCTCCGGACTTTATAAAATCTTCTTTATAAAATAGAGTGGAAATCGGGATGCAATTACAAAGCAGAAAATTATTTAAATTAAATTCAGGCAGATACCATTCTCCGGTTTTTTCTTCAAAATAATTTCCTTTTGTGTAGCACAATCTTACTTCTGGTTGGTTTTTTAAAACATTGAATGTTTTTTCTACAAAAGTTGGCTCTATCGTATCATCACAATCTAAAAACAGAATATATTTTCCGGATGCCAATTCTACACCTCTGTTTCTGGCAACAGAAGGCCCTTGATTTTGCTGTAAATAAAGTTTAAGCGATGGGTATTTGTCTTTCTGGAGCTCTTCTAAAAAAGTATGTGGTGAACCATCATTCACAACAATAGCTTCTATATTTTTATACGATTGATTATATACGCTTACAAGGCATTCTTCAATATAGTCCTGCCCGTTGTGATATGGAATAATGATTGAAACCAATTCACTCATAATTTGGTTAATTTGTTTGTTAAGCCATCAAAAATACCTTTTACGACATTACGTGAAAAAGATAAGTTATCTTTAAATTTTCCTTTTGATGAAAATAGTTTTTTTCTTGCAAAAATCATTCTTTCCCTAAGAACAAAAAATAAGTTCCCGGAATATTTTTTAGTCAGCCATATTCTGTTTCTCGTCATATAATATTCATAAACTTTGCCTCTTGAGCTGTCAGATTGATAGGCTACTACGTCAGTGTCAATGGCTATTTTCCATTTAGATTTATTTTTTATTCTGTAGCACCATTCAGACTCTTCATAATACATAAATAATTCTTCTATCATAAAGCCCAACTCATCCAAAACCTCTTTTTTAAACATCATGCTGCTTCCGTTCACGTAATCAATGTTATAATTGAGTCCTTCAATTTTAACTTCATCAATATTTTTATTAAAGTGAACGTGATTTCCCTCAAAACCTTTTTTAGGAAACAGAAGTCCTCCATCTGAGAAAATTTTTGAAGGTTCTTCAGCATACAATAATCTTGGACCGACAACACCTAAATCAGGATTGTCTTCTAAGGTTTTGTATAAATCATCTATGTCTTTAGTTTTAATATGAATGTCAGGATTAAGCAATAAAAATGTTGTTTTCCCTAAACTTATTGCTTTTTTGAGACCCCAATTATTAGCGTGAGCATATCCCAAATTGCTGCCCATTTGATGGAAAAATACATCTTTTTCATCACAAAATTCAGATAAAGCATTACCGTCATCAGAATTATTATCCAAAATGATTAATCCATCCTTAATTTTGGCATCATTACTGAATTCGATAATCTGTCTTGTTACGTCACTATAAGAATTATAGTTTAAAATTATAATTGCTAAATCTTTCATATATCGCTGCAAATATCCATATTTGTAGACCTAAAAGTAAAGAAAATTAAAATAAATTTCATGAAAAAGAAAGTATTGTATTTTATGCCAGATAACCCAATGTCTGGAAACGCAGGAAATACGACAAGACTTAATCAGTTGCTTTCTTATTTTAATACATTCGAGAATACAGATATTACTTTTGTTTCTTTAAAAGACTGGGGGCTGTGGGAAGATTCTGAAAAAGATCTTTTTGCTCAGAAATATCCACATATTAAGCTGATTCTTTTAGATAAAAAGTATAAAAAAAGTTTTTTTAAATATTTCTTTCTATATAAACTTCCCTATTTTTTAAACAAAACCCGGTGGATATGACAAGCTGGATTTTGAGAAAAGAATTTGCAGAGATTGCAAACAAAGATCAATTTGACCACATCATTGTTAGTTATGCAACATGGGGGAAAGTAATTGATAATGTGAAAATCAAAACAAATTTCATCGTAGATACGCATGATTTTATAACAGCTCAAAATCGGAAGAAAATCAAAAAAATTGGAAAAATATTTCAG comes from Chryseobacterium sp. 3008163 and encodes:
- a CDS encoding glycosyl transferase family 90, whose product is MTRVTKKNKLSFYIQGFTRGLLPVKSLEKKVSKLYSVLSKEEVNNVERRVDYYNKICSQTEVAHQGTYIKDLLKPKTPKAYYFDTYEYARYFPENHLIDFAFGDVNTILNLPMITKSRPINGNNENNILLNLDKARHFVSVNDSLNYSQKKDKMIGRAAVFQEHRIKFYENYYNSTLCDLGQVNKNGGNPDWIKPKISIADHLKNKFILSLEGNDVATNLKWIMSSNSIAVSPPLKMETWYMEGTLKPDEHFIGINEDYKNLEEKLQYYIDHESEAKDIINNAKEYRAQFNNKNVENLISILVLQKYFNYIR
- a CDS encoding phosphomannose isomerase type II C-terminal cupin domain, with product MEIGERPWGKYYVLADEPHYKLKRIEVNPGQKLSYQYHHKRQEQWTVIEGDATVVLDEKEIKLGYGESIFIPLGSKHRMMNLSDQPVVFIEVQTGTYFGEDDIVRIEDIYDRE
- a CDS encoding glycosyltransferase family 2 protein; translation: MSELVSIIIPYHNGQDYIEECLVSVYNQSYKNIEAIVVNDGSPHTFLEELQKDKYPSLKLYLQQNQGPSVARNRGVELASGKYILFLDCDDTIEPTFVEKTFNVLKNQPEVRLCYTKGNYFEEKTGEWYLPEFNLNNFLLCNCIPISTLFYKEDFIKSGGFDERLKFFEDWDLWMSIIEKGNKVARIEEFLFNYRIRNQKNSLTNTWANNHFVVADYKFIIYQKHYALYEKNGLDFNSLTNIVSERNKYKRKYYNVWYKKLIYKFFKKKNIRKFMTHYKFTHKKNIIHIRIMFFYFEKS
- a CDS encoding glycosyltransferase — its product is MKDLAIIILNYNSYSDVTRQIIEFSNDAKIKDGLIILDNNSDDGNALSEFCDEKDVFFHQMGSNLGYAHANNWGLKKAISLGKTTFLLLNPDIHIKTKDIDDLYKTLEDNPDLGVVGPRLLYAEEPSKIFSDGGLLFPKKGFEGNHVHFNKNIDEVKIEGLNYNIDYVNGSSMMFKKEVLDELGFMIEELFMYYEESEWCYRIKNKSKWKIAIDTDVVAYQSDSSRGKVYEYYMTRNRIWLTKKYSGNLFFVLRERMIFARKKLFSSKGKFKDNLSFSRNVVKGIFDGLTNKLTKL